A genomic window from Lotus japonicus ecotype B-129 chromosome 1, LjGifu_v1.2 includes:
- the LOC130729003 gene encoding 14-3-3-like protein A: MAAADSSSPREENVYLAKLAEQAERYEEMVEFMEKVAKSVDAGELTVEERNLLSVAYKNVIGARRASWRIISSIEQKEESRGNEDHVSVIKEYRGKIEAELSKICDGILNLLESNLIPSAAAPESKVFYLKMKGDYHRYLAEFKTGAERKEAAESTLLAYKSAQDIALAELAPTHPIRLGLALNFSVFYYEILNSPDRACNLAKQAFDEAISELDTLGEESYKDSTLIMQLLRDNLTLWTSDITDDAGDEIKETSKPQSGDGEQ; the protein is encoded by the exons ATGGCGGCTGCAGATTCTTCGTCTCCCCGTGAGGAGAATGTTTACCTGGCCAAGTTGGCGGAGCAGGCAGAGCGGTATGAGGAGATGGTGGAGTTCATGGAGAAGGTTGCCAAGTCGGTGGACGCTGGGGAGTTGACGGTGGAGGAGAGGAACTTACTCTCTGTGGCGTACAAGAATGTGATTGGGGCGAGGAGGGCTTCCTGGAGGATCATCTCCTCCATTGAGCAGAAGGAGGAGAGCAGAGGGAATGAGGACCATGTCTCTGTTATCAAGGAGTACAGGGGAAAGATTGAGGCTGAGCTCAGCAAGATCTGTGATGGAATTTTGAATCTCCTTGAGTCCAATCTCATACCATCTGCTGCGGCCCCTGAGTCTAAGGTGTTTTACCTTAAAATGAAAGGTGACTACCACAGGTACCTTGCTGAGTTCAAGACTGGGGCAGAGAGAAAAGAAGCTGCAGAAAGTACTTTGTTAGCTTACAAATCAGCTCAG GATATTGCTCTTGCTGAACTTGCCCCCACCCACCCGATTAGGCTCGGTCTTGCACTCAACTTTTCTGTGTTCTACTATGAAATCCTTAACTCGCCAGATCGTGCTTGTAATCTTGCGAAGCAG GCATTTGATGAGGCGATTTCTGAGCTTGACACATTGGGTGAAGAGTCATACAAGGACAGTACATTGATCATGCAGCTTCTCCGAGATAATCTGACTTTGTGGACGTCCGACATTACG GATGATGCTGGAGATGAGATCAAGGAAACATCTAAGCCACAATCAGGCGATGGGGAGCAATAA
- the LOC130718154 gene encoding transcription factor SRM1-like: protein MSDDADLEDQLERIADALGRPLKEIRERYELLALDIKNIEEGPAPDFIGDWVPEPIAKGSTSSQKNTKKTSPNQSEKKVPWTTEEHLKLLEGIKKRGKGQWKQISSEFVKTKTPTQIASHAQKLYLHRNGTPKRRKRTSIYDLTIDDIDLVPQQNQVPQLNAPLQQNWAQLDAPMQQLSSQQNQVDALDFPLQQNGDPPLNFPHQVYPQHYCTTPWNVQQLSYQQNGHPPMNFPMQPSQEIQQSDLASQQYLVPPLDAPMQQLQETQHTLGDSALASEQHVVPTSEVMPMQQLQERPQEHQAIDSRHYAWKPVGNHGR, encoded by the exons ATGTCTGATGATGCGGATCTGGAAGACCAGTTGGAACGAATTGCCGATGCACTTGGTCGTCCGTTGAAGGAGATTAGGGAAAGGTATGAATTGCTCGCACTtgacattaaaaatattgaagaaGGTCCTGCTCCAGATTTCATTGGCGATTGGGTTCCAGAGCCAATTGCTAAAGGCTCTACTAGTTCACAAAAAAACACAAAGAAGACCTCTCCTAATCAAAGTGAGAAAAAAGTACCATGGACTACAGAAGAACACCT gaAGCTTCTTGAGGGTATTAAGAAACGTGGCAAAGGACAATGGAAACAAATCTCAAGTGAATTTGTCAAAACAAAAACTCCAACTCAAATTGCTAGTCATGCTCAAAAGTTATATCTTCACCGGAATGGTACaccaaaaaggagaaaaagaacAAGCATCTATGACCTAACCATTGATGATATTGACTTGGTTCCTCAACAAAACCAAGTTCCTCAATTGAATGCTCCATTGCAGCAAAATTGGGCACAATTGGATGCTCCAATGCAGCAATTATCCTCTCAGCAAAATCAAGTTGATGCATTGGACTTTCCACTGCAGCAAAATGGGGATCCTCCTTTGAATTTTCCACATCAAGTATACCCTCAGCATTATTGTACTACTCCTTGGAATGTGCAGCAACTATCCTATCAGCAAAATGGGCATCCTCCTATGAATTTTCCGATGCAACCATCACAAGAAATACAACAAAGTGATTTGGCCTCTCAACAATATTTGGTTCCTCCTTTGGATGCTCCAATGCAGCAATTGCAAGAAACGCAACACACCTTAGGGGATAGTGCCTTGGCCTCTGAGCAACATGTGGTTCCTACTTCAGAAGTAATGCCAATGCAGCAATTGCAAGAAAGGCCTCAAGAACATCAAGCTATCGATTCAAGACATTATGCTTGGAAACCCGTTGGCAACCATGGACGTTAG